In one window of Corynebacterium incognita DNA:
- a CDS encoding ABC transporter permease has protein sequence MTSLLRRLPATGWVGLVLVALTLLTALVSLVWTPYDPTYADAAARLQGPGAEHLLGTDRYGRDTLSRIMAGAQITVFVGLVAVGISALVGVPLGMLAGMRRGGFVDALVGRTNDLLLAFPALLTAIMAGAVFGASTLTAMAAIGIAGIPAFARLTRSGTLQVINQDYISAARISRVPHLIIAVRHVLPNILGLIIVQASVAFALAILAEAGLSYLGLGTPPPTPSWGRMLQDSQTMLGTDPLLAVFPGVAIALTVLGFNLLGDGLRDIFDPRMKGRR, from the coding sequence ATGACTTCGCTTCTTCGCCGTCTCCCCGCCACCGGTTGGGTGGGGCTCGTGCTCGTCGCCCTCACGTTGTTGACCGCGCTGGTGTCGCTGGTGTGGACTCCTTATGATCCCACCTATGCCGACGCCGCCGCCCGCCTGCAGGGCCCTGGCGCCGAACACCTTTTGGGCACGGACCGCTACGGCCGGGATACCCTCTCACGCATCATGGCCGGCGCGCAGATCACCGTCTTCGTGGGCCTGGTGGCCGTGGGCATCTCCGCGCTCGTCGGCGTGCCCTTGGGCATGCTCGCGGGCATGCGCCGCGGCGGCTTCGTCGACGCGCTGGTGGGCCGCACCAACGATCTCCTGCTCGCGTTCCCGGCGCTGCTCACCGCCATCATGGCCGGCGCCGTATTCGGCGCCTCCACCCTCACCGCGATGGCGGCCATCGGTATCGCGGGTATCCCGGCGTTCGCGCGCCTGACCCGCTCCGGCACCCTGCAGGTCATCAACCAGGACTATATTTCGGCCGCCCGGATCTCGCGCGTGCCCCACCTCATCATCGCGGTGCGCCACGTCCTGCCGAATATCCTGGGCCTTATCATCGTGCAGGCCTCCGTGGCCTTCGCCCTGGCCATCCTGGCCGAGGCCGGCCTGTCCTACCTGGGCCTGGGCACCCCGCCGCCGACGCCGTCGTGGGGGCGCATGCTCCAAGACTCCCAGACCATGCTGGGCACCGACCCCTTGCTGGCGGTATTCCCGGGTGTGGCCATCGCGCTCACCGTTCTAGGATTTAATCTGCTGGGCGACGGCCTGCGCGACATCTTCGATCCCCGCATGAAAGGACGCCGCTGA
- a CDS encoding ATP-binding cassette domain-containing protein, with amino-acid sequence MMLLDVSDLTVTTRPRARSRSRSRSNLVERVSFSLDKGERLGLIGESGSGKSLTALSLMGLLPDTLEASGSARLDGTELLGAAEKALRPLRGKRIAMVFQEPMNALDPLMRVGRQLDYTGRPAAELLELVGLPASFAQRFPHELSGGQRQRVLIAMAMAARPDVLICDEPTTALDATSEDEVLGVIENLTAEFGTAVLFISHDLAVVRRMSDNVAVMQRGHIVEHGTVRQVFDSPAHDYTRRLINASRPAAPATVTATGDTLIALDKVSKRYRDVAAVDEVSLTIQRGDRIGVVGGSGSGKTTLVKMIAGLIEPTSGTVTVNGRVQMVFQDPQGSLNPRLKVGDSIAEGLLSHERKRLGKAAVRAKVGAALEEVGLSAADADRYPHEFSGGQRQRISIARALIGDPDIVLADEAVSALDVSVRNQVLELLKRAVDKHGATLMFISHDLAVVRGLCPEVAVMNQGRLVDSGLTEEIWVNPAAAYTSALIAAEEKNTLEPSTYPE; translated from the coding sequence CTGATGCTTCTCGACGTCTCCGACCTCACCGTCACCACTCGCCCCCGCGCCCGCTCCCGCTCCCGCTCGCGCTCCAACCTGGTGGAGCGCGTAAGTTTCAGCCTTGACAAGGGCGAGCGCCTGGGACTTATCGGCGAGTCTGGCTCCGGCAAGTCGCTCACCGCGCTCTCCCTCATGGGCCTGCTCCCCGACACTCTTGAGGCCTCCGGCTCCGCGCGCCTCGACGGTACGGAACTGCTCGGCGCGGCAGAAAAGGCGCTGCGCCCGCTGCGCGGCAAGCGCATCGCGATGGTCTTCCAGGAGCCCATGAACGCCCTGGATCCGCTCATGCGGGTGGGCCGCCAGCTGGATTACACGGGTCGCCCGGCGGCCGAGCTCCTCGAGCTGGTCGGGCTCCCCGCCTCCTTTGCGCAGCGCTTCCCGCACGAGCTGTCCGGCGGCCAGCGCCAGCGCGTGCTCATCGCCATGGCCATGGCCGCGCGGCCGGACGTTCTCATCTGCGACGAGCCCACCACCGCCTTGGACGCCACCTCCGAGGACGAGGTCTTGGGTGTCATCGAGAACCTCACCGCGGAATTCGGCACCGCCGTGCTGTTCATCAGCCACGACCTCGCCGTCGTGCGGCGGATGAGCGACAACGTCGCGGTCATGCAGCGCGGCCACATCGTCGAGCACGGCACCGTGCGACAAGTTTTTGATAGCCCCGCGCACGACTACACCCGCAGACTCATTAATGCCTCTCGCCCGGCGGCCCCCGCCACGGTCACCGCCACCGGCGACACGCTCATCGCGCTAGATAAAGTGAGCAAGCGTTACCGCGACGTCGCGGCCGTGGACGAGGTATCACTGACCATCCAGCGCGGCGACCGCATCGGCGTTGTGGGCGGCTCCGGTTCCGGCAAGACCACGCTGGTCAAGATGATCGCCGGGCTCATCGAGCCCACCTCGGGAACGGTCACCGTCAACGGCCGTGTACAAATGGTCTTCCAAGACCCGCAGGGCTCGCTCAACCCGCGGCTGAAGGTCGGCGACTCCATCGCGGAGGGGCTGCTGTCCCACGAGCGCAAACGGCTGGGCAAGGCCGCGGTGCGCGCCAAGGTGGGCGCCGCGCTAGAGGAGGTCGGCCTCAGCGCCGCCGACGCAGATCGCTACCCACACGAGTTCTCCGGCGGCCAGCGGCAGCGCATCTCCATCGCCCGGGCGTTGATCGGTGATCCGGACATCGTGCTTGCCGACGAAGCCGTCTCCGCCCTCGACGTCTCCGTGCGCAATCAGGTCCTGGAGCTGCTGAAACGGGCCGTCGATAAGCATGGTGCCACCTTGATGTTTATCTCCCACGACCTCGCCGTGGTGCGCGGGCTGTGCCCGGAAGTGGCCGTGATGAATCAGGGCCGCCTGGTGGACTCCGGGCTCACGGAAGAAATCTGGGTCAACCCGGCCGCTGCCTACACCTCCGCGCTCATCGCGGCGGAGGAGAAGAACACGCTGGAGCCCAGCACCTACCCCGAGTAG